A genomic region of candidate division WOR-3 bacterium contains the following coding sequences:
- a CDS encoding PqqD family protein yields MPGPCSSGILHVILEADGWTLLVNPDTAGAMAVNQTGVLIWRLIDGRRTTGEIAAAIRDRFPDAPETVAEDVRALLTKLAEEGFIGQEIPLEGVR; encoded by the coding sequence TTGCCCGGACCATGCTCCTCCGGTATACTCCATGTCATCCTAGAGGCCGATGGCTGGACGCTGCTGGTGAACCCGGACACCGCCGGAGCTATGGCTGTGAATCAGACCGGCGTTCTGATCTGGAGACTGATAGACGGTCGGCGCACGACCGGGGAGATTGCCGCCGCGATCCGCGACCGCTTCCCGGATGCGCCGGAGACCGTTGCCGAAGACGTTCGTGCACTTCTGACCAAGCTGGCCGAAGAGGGTTTCATCGGTCAGGAAATACCACTTGAGGGGGTACGCTGA
- a CDS encoding PqqD family protein yields the protein MNEKTYRANEVVSCVDEGEDGAMLYNPDKDETVLLNPSGRGIWALLADPLTLEEIARQLAAAYPEVTPEQALKDAEQFVQSLVPGFIIPSPDEH from the coding sequence ATGAATGAGAAGACCTATCGAGCGAACGAGGTCGTCTCCTGCGTTGACGAGGGCGAAGACGGTGCAATGCTCTACAACCCGGACAAGGACGAGACGGTCTTGCTGAATCCATCCGGCCGCGGGATCTGGGCGCTGCTGGCCGATCCCCTGACTCTCGAGGAGATCGCCCGCCAACTTGCAGCCGCCTATCCGGAGGTGACTCCGGAACAGGCGCTGAAGGACGCGGAGCAGTTCGTCCAGTCCCTGGTCCCCGGCTTCATCATCCCTTCACCCGATGAGCACTGA
- a CDS encoding radical SAM protein yields the protein MSTELLPIPDLTVPPLGVPRAPQDLDLCITGRCNLKCRYCFYADEMAASSDMPAARWHALFEELGKLGVKRVCLTGGEVFTRADVFELIDGVIANKMRYQILTNGTLITPETVKAFAVGKRRLRLDSIQVSIDGSCAEIHDQSRPPRSFDRALVGLRLLKAADFPVTVRVTVNRTNLIDLPNIARLLLEDVGLESFSTNEAEQMGSARCYGDSMVLTPAERRRAMEILADLDKKYEGRISANAGPLAMAQSYAEIEESLARGQTSRPGRGKLCACGGVFGKMAVLHDGTMVPCNMLPTLTMGVYGMHSLTEAWRSSPAINAVRYRRDIPLASLPACRGCAYMGFCTGGCPASVMARSGRLHGCDLNGCYRIFKGEEPDSAL from the coding sequence ATGAGCACTGAACTGCTGCCCATCCCTGACCTGACGGTGCCGCCGCTAGGAGTGCCGCGGGCGCCGCAGGATCTGGACCTTTGCATCACGGGTCGCTGTAACCTCAAATGCCGCTACTGCTTCTACGCCGACGAGATGGCTGCTTCGAGCGACATGCCGGCCGCACGCTGGCACGCCCTTTTCGAGGAACTGGGCAAGCTGGGAGTCAAGCGGGTCTGCCTGACCGGCGGCGAGGTTTTCACTCGCGCCGATGTCTTCGAATTGATTGACGGCGTCATCGCCAACAAGATGCGCTACCAGATACTCACGAACGGCACGCTCATTACCCCGGAGACAGTGAAGGCTTTCGCAGTCGGCAAACGCCGTCTGCGCCTCGACTCCATCCAGGTGTCGATTGACGGGTCGTGCGCTGAGATTCATGACCAGAGCCGCCCGCCCAGGAGCTTCGACCGTGCGCTTGTCGGGTTGCGGCTACTGAAAGCGGCCGACTTCCCGGTGACGGTGCGCGTGACCGTCAACCGGACCAACCTGATTGACCTGCCGAATATCGCTCGGCTGCTACTGGAAGACGTAGGCCTCGAGAGTTTCAGCACCAATGAGGCCGAGCAGATGGGCTCAGCGCGCTGCTATGGCGATAGCATGGTGCTAACCCCGGCCGAACGACGGCGGGCGATGGAGATACTGGCCGACCTGGATAAGAAGTACGAGGGCAGGATTAGCGCCAACGCGGGCCCGCTCGCAATGGCCCAGAGCTACGCGGAGATCGAAGAATCGCTTGCGCGCGGTCAAACGAGCCGGCCGGGGCGGGGCAAGCTCTGTGCCTGTGGCGGCGTCTTCGGGAAGATGGCGGTATTGCACGACGGCACCATGGTGCCGTGCAACATGCTGCCGACACTGACCATGGGCGTTTATGGAATGCACTCGCTGACTGAGGCGTGGCGGTCAAGTCCTGCGATAAACGCGGTGCGCTACCGCCGGGACATTCCGCTTGCCTCCCTGCCGGCGTGCCGGGGCTGTGCCTATATGGGATTCTGCACCGGCGGTTGTCCGGCGTCGGTGATGGCCCGGTCCGGACGGTTGCACGGGTGCGACCTAAACGGCTGCTATCGAATCTTCAAAGGAGAGGAACCCGACAGTGCCTTGTGA